One Alligator mississippiensis isolate rAllMis1 chromosome 1, rAllMis1, whole genome shotgun sequence genomic window carries:
- the OPRM1 gene encoding mu-type opioid receptor — MITAITIMALYSVVCVVGLFGNFLVMYVIIRYTKMKTATNIYIFNLALADALATSTLPFQSVNYLMGTWPFGTILCKIVISIDYYNMFTSIFTLCTMSVDRYIAVCHPVKALDFRTPRNAKIVNVCNWIVSSAIGLPVMFMATTKYRQGSIDCTLTFSHPSWYWENLLKICVFIFAFIMPVLIITVCYGLMILRLKSVRMLSGSKEKDRNLRRITRMVLVVVAVFIVCWTPIHIYVIIKALINIPETTFQTVSWHFCIALGYTNSCLNPVLYAFLDENFKRCFREFCIPTSSTIEQQNSTRIRQNTREHASTANTVDRTNHQV; from the exons ATACACCAAAATGAAGACTGCCACCAATATCTATATTTTCAACCTTGCCCTGGCAGATGCCCTAGCAACAAGCACTCTGCCATTTCAGAGTGTGAATTATTTGATGGGAACATGGCCTTTTGGTACAATTCTTTGTAAGATCGTTATATCTATAGACTACTACAATATGTTCACAAGTATCTTTACACTTTGCACCATGAGTGTGGATCGCTACATAGCTGTTTGCCACCCAGTCAAGGCTCTTGATTTTCGCACTCCCAGAAATGCCAAAATTGTCAATGTGTGCAACTGGATTGTTTCTTCTGCCATAGGCTTACCGGTTATGTTCATGGCTACTACTAAATACAGGCAAG gCTCCATTGACTGCACGCTTACGTTCTCTCATCCATCTTGGTACTGGGAGAACCTgctgaaaatctgtgttttcatCTTTGCCTTCATCATGCCAGTCCTGATCATTACAGTGTGCTACGGCCTGATGATTTTACGCCTGAAGAGTGTCCGTATGCTATCTGGCTCCAAAGAAAAGGACAGGAACCTGAGGAGAATCACAAGAATGGTCCTTGTAGTGGTGGCGGTGTTCATAGTCTGCTGGACTCCCATCCATATTTATGTCATCATTAAAGCCTTGATCAATATTCCAGAAACTACTTTTCAAACTGTCTCCTGGCACTTTTGTATTGCTTTAGGGTATACAAATAGCTGCCTTAATCCAGTCCTTTATGCATTTCTAGATGAGAACTTCAAAAGATGTTTCAGAGAGTTCTGCATTCCCACTTCCTCAACAATTGAGCAACAAAACTCCACCAGAATCCGACAAAATACTCGTGAACATGCCTCCACTGCCAATACTGTGGATAGGACTAACCACCAGGTATGA